Within the Candidatus Alcyoniella australis genome, the region GGTGCGCGGATTTCGCGACACCCAATGCGGGTTCAAGCTCTTCACGCGCCGCGCCGTGGACCTGCTGGTTCCACGCCAGACGCTGGGCGGCTTCGGCTTCGACGTCGAGCTGATCTTCATCGCACTGCGACACGGACTGCGCGTGGCCGAAGTGCCGGTCACCTGGATCAACTCGCCACAGACCACGGTGCACCCGATCAAGGCGCCGATTAAAATGATCGGCGACCTGCTCAATATCCGCCTGAACTCCCTGCGCGGGCTCTATGACTGAGGCCGCTGCGCTGCGGGCCTTTTACCTGGGCAGGGTCTCCTACGGCCGGGCCTTTGAGCTGCAGAACAAGCTGCGCCAACAGATCATCGCGGGCGGCCCGGAGACGATCCTGCTGCTCGAGCACGACCCGGTAATCACCCTGGGTTACTCCCAGCAGTGCGATGAGAGCCTGCTGCGCACGCCCCAACAACTTACCGAACGCGGCATCGAGCTGGTCCAAAGCGACCGCGGCGGCAAAACGACCTACCACGGCCCGGGCCAGCTGGTGGGCTATCTGCTGCTCGACCTGGGACGTCGCAGGCTCGCGTTGAAAAACCTCGTCGGATTCATCGAGAGCTCGCTGATCGACCTGCTGCTCTCCTACTCGATCCGCTCCGGCATTCGCGAGGGCATGCACGGCGTGTGGATCGGCGACGAGAAGATCGGTTTCATCGGTCTCAACGTCCAACACGGCGTAACGACCCACGGCTTCGCGCTGAACCTCAACAACGAACTGCGGCCCTTTGACTACTTCGCGCCCTGCGGGATCGAGGATGCCAAGGTCACATCGCTCAAACGCATTACGGGCGAGGAGCTGTGCCTGCCCGAGGTCTCGCGCCGCTTTATCGATTACTTCGGCGAGACCAGCGGGATCAGCGCGCAGATCGAGTCGGCCGATGCTTTGGAGCTGCCATGAGTTTCTTGAACTACTTTAAATCGATCGGCTTCGACGCGCGGCTGGCGATCGCGGTCTACGCCAAGCTGATCGTAATCTGCATACTGTGCTCCTACGTTCTGGGATTGCTCTGGAGCTTGATCAAACCGCGCGTCGATCTGAAAACCGCGGGACGGATCGGCATCGGTTTCTGGCTGGCGTTCGAGATCGGCGTCTCGATCCAAAAGGCATCGCCGCTAATTGGCAACATCGTGTTCCACATGGTCATGCCCTACTCCGTGCCGGTGATCGGGCCGCTGCTGGGCCTGGTCTTTCTCGCGCTGTGTCTGTGGATCTCCCGCTCGCTGACTCGCAGCGGCGCGGTATTGGGCAAGCGCATCCGCAGAGTGAAACTCGACCAACCGCCGCACAAGTCCGGGCCGTCGACAAAGCAAAGTAAAAAACCTGCGGCTCGCGGCCGCAAGTCCAAGGGGGCCCGAACTTGAGCCGCTACTTCCTCGGGATCAACGTCAGCCACGACCGCGCAGCGACGCTGGTGCGCGACGGAGAGCCGGTCTGCGCCGTGGCCGAGGAGCGCCTGGACCGCCGCAAGCACTCGATCGAGCCCGACGCCGAGGGCAACTACCTCAACGTGTTGCCGCAAAAGGCGATCAAATATTGCCTCGAGTTCGGCGGTGTCGAGCCCATGGAGCTCGAGGGCGTGTACATCAGCGGCGCAGTCGTTTACCACCCACAACGCGCGGTGCGCAACCCGACGATGGACGACTTCGTCCCGCAGTATCCCGAGCTGTTCTTCGGCGACAACGCCGTGCTGGTCAACCACCACGAGGCGCACGCGGCCGGCGCGTTCTTCGCAAGCCCCTTTGACGAGGCGGCCATAATGGTGGTCGACGGCGGCGGCAACATCATCGGCGAGCGGCCCAAGACCCTGACCACCATGCCCGACGTCGAGCACACCACGTTCTACCACGGCAACGGCAGCGAGCTGCAAATGCTGCACAAGGTCGTCTCCGGCCCCCACGGCATGCACAGCCTGGGCGCGCTGTACAACCTTGTGACCCAATTCATCGGGTTCGGCCAGTTTAACGAGGGCAAGACCATGGGGTTGGCGCCCTACGGCGAGTCGCGGCTCTATAAGCAGTTCAAGGCGGCAATCAAAATCGGAACGGAGCTGGACTACAGCATCGACCCGGTGTTCCAACCCTTTGACCGCAAAGGCAACTTCATCCGCCCCGAATTCATCAAGCTCTTCGGCCAACCGCGTAACCCCCTCAAAGAGGAGCTGCGCGAGAGCGACCGCGATATGGCCTACGCGGTGCAGTGCGTGCTCGAGGAAACGCTGATCGAGCTGGCGCGCAACCTGCAGCGCATGACCGGCAGTAAAAACCTGGTAATCGGCGGCGGGGTCGGCCTGAACTCCGTGGCCAACAAGAAAATCCTGGACAACACCGACTTCGATCAGATCTTCATCATCCCCTGCGCTGCCGACGACGGCTGCGCCGTGGGCAACGCGCTGCTGGCCTGGCACCAGGCCGGCGGCGACAAGCGCTGGACCATGCGCAACGCGGCCCTGGGACGCCCCTACTCCGACTCCGAGGTCGAGCAGGCGATCGAGGAACACTCGACCTGGTACAACGTGGAGCGCCCCGAAGATCCGGCGCTGGCCACGGCGCAGGAGCTGGCCGACGGTCAGATCGTCGGCTGGTTCGAGGGCGGCTCGGAGATCGGACCGCGAGCCCTGGGCCACCGCAGCATCCTGTGCGATCCGCGCCAAGCCGAAATGAAGGACGTGCTCAACGCCCGGGTCAAATACCGCGAGGGGTTCCGGCCCTTTGCCCCGGCGGTCCCGCTGGATCGCGCCGCGCAGTACTTCGATATCCAAGGGGCGTCGCCGTTCATGCTGCTGATCGCCCGCGTCAAGCAGCCCGACCTGATTCCCGCCGTGACCCACGTCGACCAGACCAGCCGCGTGCAGACCACGACCCTCGAGGACAACGGCGAATACCACCGCGTGATCGAG harbors:
- a CDS encoding carbamoyltransferase C-terminal domain-containing protein produces the protein MSRYFLGINVSHDRAATLVRDGEPVCAVAEERLDRRKHSIEPDAEGNYLNVLPQKAIKYCLEFGGVEPMELEGVYISGAVVYHPQRAVRNPTMDDFVPQYPELFFGDNAVLVNHHEAHAAGAFFASPFDEAAIMVVDGGGNIIGERPKTLTTMPDVEHTTFYHGNGSELQMLHKVVSGPHGMHSLGALYNLVTQFIGFGQFNEGKTMGLAPYGESRLYKQFKAAIKIGTELDYSIDPVFQPFDRKGNFIRPEFIKLFGQPRNPLKEELRESDRDMAYAVQCVLEETLIELARNLQRMTGSKNLVIGGGVGLNSVANKKILDNTDFDQIFIIPCAADDGCAVGNALLAWHQAGGDKRWTMRNAALGRPYSDSEVEQAIEEHSTWYNVERPEDPALATAQELADGQIVGWFEGGSEIGPRALGHRSILCDPRQAEMKDVLNARVKYREGFRPFAPAVPLDRAAQYFDIQGASPFMLLIARVKQPDLIPAVTHVDQTSRVQTTTLEDNGEYHRVIEAFGELTGVPVILNTSFNVAGQPIVETPSDAIECFLGTQIDTLVLEGRVLRKQHPPSATRIAELNRDLELTRQRLIQRERELYMISQSRGWKLIQRLNRLRKSDKPKGIDFL
- the lipB gene encoding lipoyl(octanoyl) transferase LipB → MTEAAALRAFYLGRVSYGRAFELQNKLRQQIIAGGPETILLLEHDPVITLGYSQQCDESLLRTPQQLTERGIELVQSDRGGKTTYHGPGQLVGYLLLDLGRRRLALKNLVGFIESSLIDLLLSYSIRSGIREGMHGVWIGDEKIGFIGLNVQHGVTTHGFALNLNNELRPFDYFAPCGIEDAKVTSLKRITGEELCLPEVSRRFIDYFGETSGISAQIESADALELP